GGCTCGACATTGGCGAAGACTTCGAGCCTCTCCACCTACCGTTCGACGAAGGCACCAGCATCGAAGTCGCACGTCGCGAATCCCTTCAGCGACCCAGGGAGGAAGAGTTCGGCACAGAGCTAAAGGACCTGCGCGACGACATGGAATTCCAGGTGGACACTGGCGAAGACATGACCGACCTGGCACACGGCACGGAACTCAATCTCGGTCTAGACACCGAAATGGGTGGTATGGCCGGCACGGAATTGCCACTCCCCCTGCCATCTTCCGTGGCTGGAGATGACGTGCCACAACTTACTCGCGAAGACTCGCCGTTATCCGAGCTTGGCGAGGAGGAAGCTACTCGCCTTGCCCAAGAAGTTGCCGAGCAAGATCCCACCGTGTTCGAGCCTGAGCAGGAGGAAGAATCGATCCACCAGGCCAGGGCCAAGCGCAGAAAGGTCATCACCCAGGATGCCGAAACCATGATCTCGACCGCCCAGCTCAGGGATCAGCAAACGAATCGTGACAAGATCCTGAAGCAGGCGTCGTTCCTACCGCGCGACCCGCTCTTGATGGCACTGCTTAACATGCAGAGGTCCGGTGGCTTTGTTTCTAGCATTCTGGGCGACGGCCGAAGTCAAGGCTGGGCTCCTGAATTGAGAGGCATTCTTTCGTTGGAGCTTGTTTCGCGTCCTAGCAAGCGCAAGCGCGACAACGCCATTGCAGGTCTTGAACAGACTGAAGGCGAAGCCGCTGTCGAGGTGGAGAAGACGCCGCAGCTTGAGATCGAACAGGACGAGCCGACATTGGGGGTGGATGACTTCAACCTCGGCGGCGATCCTACAATCGTTGAAGACGACGAGATCATCCACCTCCCTAGCGATATCGGCGCGCGACCAgtcgaggaagaggaagacgagGCCTTCTCTCCCATCCCCGACAACTTTGACGACACAACCGTCCCGCTGTACCACCCAGCTGAGAGCGGCCCCATCTCGCTAGGCACCAAGCATGCCGTTCACCTCCTGCGGGAACAGTTTGGCCCGGATGCAGAGGAGAGCGAATCGATGCGACAGAAGAACACAATCGTCTTCCAGGAGCTGCTTCCCGAGGCCCAGACATCACGAGCCGACGCTACCAAGATGTTCTTCGAAGTCTTGGTTCTCGCCACAAAGGATGCAATCAAGGTCGAGCAGCCAGGCACCGCGCTGGGAGGACCGCTCCGCATTCGCGCAAAGCGTGGCCTCTGGGGGCAGTGGGCCGAGACGGCTGCTAGCGGTGAGCTGGCCTCGCAAAGCCAGGCTGCTGCGCAGACAACAGCAGTCGATGCACCTGCGGAGAGCATTCTTGCTGGCCCGGCTGAGGTTTCTGTTTCCGCGTAAAAATTCCATGGCTCTTGGTTTGGCTCTGCTGGATTAGCGACTTCGTTTGGGGGATACTGGTATTCATATGGCGGCGTTGGCCGGATACCCTTGACATGCAAGGCTTGGGCCCTGCTTTTGTTTGAACAGGTGCTGGGCAGGCGTACTGCGGCGTTTGTGAGGCTCAATGTATGACTTGTGGTAGGATAGCACTAAGCAGATACGCCCTAGTAATGCGATGCATTTCACGCTCACTCGACTCTTGCTGTTGGATACCAACGTCCAACATGACGTCGCGCGCCAAGGTCTGGATCGGAAAGGATCCACCGCCTTTCGGAACGCTCGAAAATTTGGGCTTCAACACCAGTCATCAGTCTGATGCTAACGCGCCATCCCCGCATACCAAATGTCAAATCCGCACAATTCTCCTTGTACCCTTTCCGAACACGCGCGCTGGTGCAACTCGCCGCATCAGGCTTTCGACGTACTCTTGCTACCACCTTGAACACTCCGCCCACGCCAAGATTTACAGATTCGCCAGCACCCAAGACCAGTAGCGTGTTGTACGCACGCACAGTCACAAACATGGACACCAACATACTCGCCGTCGACCCGCAGAGACTGGGGGGCATCACCTTCACAGAGTCGACAACGGACTTGATCGAAGAGTGGCACATAGACTATGCGGAGGGGAAGGATTACCAGAGTCTCAAGAGAGCCGCCGAGGAGATAACAAACACAGACACGCCAGTTGCCTTCCCAACGGAGACTGTGTATGGACTGGGGGCGGACGCGACGAGGAGCTCAGCAGTCAAGGCAATCTTCGCTGCAAAAGGCAGACCTTCAGACAACCCTCTGATCGTACACATCCACTCGTTGCCTCAGTTGCGCGAACTGCTGTCAGACAATGGAGCGTCGCAGACGGAAGTCGACCCTATTCCTGCCATCTACAGGCCGCTCATCGAGCGCTTCTGGCCTGGTCCCTTGACCATCATCCTCCCCGTACCTGAGAAGACCGTGCTCGCACCAGAGGTCACTGCCGGCCTGACGACCTTTGGCGCGCGCATGCCGCGTTCTATCCTCGCGCTTTCGCTTCTGCGCCTCTGTGGGCGCCCCCTCGCCGGTCCCTCTGCGAATGCGTCTACACGGCCTTCCCCAACCGCAGCCGAGCACGTCTTCGATGATCTGCAAGGGCGCATACGCACCATCGTGGACGGCGGACCCTGCGAAGTCGGCGTTGAGAGCACAGTTGTGGACGGGCTATCGAGTCCACCGAGCATACTGAGGCCAGGTGGTGTCACTGTAGAACAGCTCAGGCAGT
The window above is part of the Ascochyta rabiei chromosome 1, complete sequence genome. Proteins encoded here:
- a CDS encoding L-threonylcarbamoyladenylate synthase, with the protein product MDTNILAVDPQRLGGITFTESTTDLIEEWHIDYAEGKDYQSLKRAAEEITNTDTPVAFPTETVYGLGADATRSSAVKAIFAAKGRPSDNPLIVHIHSLPQLRELLSDNGASQTEVDPIPAIYRPLIERFWPGPLTIILPVPEKTVLAPEVTAGLTTFGARMPRSILALSLLRLCGRPLAGPSANASTRPSPTAAEHVFDDLQGRIRTIVDGGPCEVGVESTVVDGLSSPPSILRPGGVTVEQLRQCPGWENVTIAYKDKQEGGASKPRAPGMKYRHYSPKAEVILFEAGAARPGTEEVTRKSKVGIIRTKSWKPALGLTAQDTSVRDANGQANGTAHADTTSTNPAGASSRLSNLLRSVIQHQIPHAQRHTLDSIDTEVWDINLGAETEGVARGLFSALRELDKKGVEVIFVEGIDDTTGDDIAAAVMNRLRKAAEIRT
- a CDS encoding sister chromatid cohesion protein 1; this encodes MFLPEDLLFKSGQLARVWLAANQHKKLTKAQVLQDKIDEDIQVIIRPEGAAGGPLALRLNGQLLLGVVRIYHRKAHYLHDDCNDALWKIKMAFRPGNIDLPAQTHVANPTSLTLPDMITDLDLLAPMPDPALLLSQTLDGDLAFGNTTLSDWDASQFLSHSVEQPRQPEMELDDEDQLRLDIGEDFEPLHLPFDEGTSIEVARRESLQRPREEEFGTELKDLRDDMEFQVDTGEDMTDLAHGTELNLGLDTEMGGMAGTELPLPLPSSVAGDDVPQLTREDSPLSELGEEEATRLAQEVAEQDPTVFEPEQEEESIHQARAKRRKVITQDAETMISTAQLRDQQTNRDKILKQASFLPRDPLLMALLNMQRSGGFVSSILGDGRSQGWAPELRGILSLELVSRPSKRKRDNAIAGLEQTEGEAAVEVEKTPQLEIEQDEPTLGVDDFNLGGDPTIVEDDEIIHLPSDIGARPVEEEEDEAFSPIPDNFDDTTVPLYHPAESGPISLGTKHAVHLLREQFGPDAEESESMRQKNTIVFQELLPEAQTSRADATKMFFEVLVLATKDAIKVEQPGTALGGPLRIRAKRGLWGQWAETAASGELASQSQAAAQTTAVDAPAESILAGPAEVSVSA